A window of the Helianthus annuus cultivar XRQ/B chromosome 4, HanXRQr2.0-SUNRISE, whole genome shotgun sequence genome harbors these coding sequences:
- the LOC110934970 gene encoding uncharacterized protein At5g01610: MTSRATIPPLLLFLFFICAAVAQVPTAYEILQEYDLPVGLLPTNVTVYTLNRETGEFHVNLGENCTFKNDGYEVKYKPMISGVIRKGKVTKLKGVSVKVMLFWVQIVAAIRDEGEVDFSVGMLKAGIDIEAFEESPQCGCGFNCVASEGKGKVSNILDWSM; encoded by the coding sequence ATGACTTCTCGGGCCACAATACCTCCTctcctcctcttcctcttcttcatctgTGCAGCCGTCGCTCAAGTCCCGACGGCCTATGAAATACTACAAGAATACGATCTCCCCGTTGGTCTGCTTCCGACAAACGTTACAGTGTACACCCTGAACAGAGAAACTGGAGAGTTCCATGTTAATCTGGGTGAAAACTGTACGTTTAAAAACGATGGGTACGAAGTAAAGTACAAACCTATGATCAGTGGAGTGATCAGAAAAGGCAAGGTGACGAAGTTGAAGGGGGTAAGTGTAAAAGTTATGTTATTCTGGGTGCAAATTGTGGCGGCTATTCGGGACGAAGGTGAGGTGGATTTCTCGGTCGGGATGTTGAAGGCGGGGATCGATATCGAGGCGTTTGAGGAGTCTCCGCAGTGCGGTTGCGGGTTCAATTGTGTTGCTTCAGAAGGTAAGGGGAAAGTTTCGAATATTTTGGACTGGTCGATGTGA